From a single Planctellipticum variicoloris genomic region:
- a CDS encoding S1 family peptidase, which produces MSPVRQNRPSPWFLVPWMLLIVAAPALRAEDPVPRTEPPYQDDREFVRNFANRLGKLAKAGKCLAPTELKAKIKPGKCSLTLPPAADKTLSPEEIYRRALQSTLAIGSVEYVNDDRPRWEDVSMGTAWVLSADGVLVTNCHMFLDIGEEFFGVCTHDGRVHPVTDLLACDIVEDLAIIRIDAAGLTPLAVELHEPVGAWVGVLSHPADAFYTYTQGSITRYYTLRERRELTYWMSITAEFAYGSSGGPVLNRQGNVVGIATMTTAVVYPGDEEIARDDSPLQMVVKAAVPTSRLMRLIEQKK; this is translated from the coding sequence ATGTCGCCAGTTCGTCAGAACCGACCGTCTCCCTGGTTCCTCGTTCCGTGGATGCTGCTGATCGTCGCAGCTCCGGCGCTGCGGGCCGAGGATCCCGTTCCGAGAACCGAACCGCCCTACCAGGATGACCGGGAGTTCGTCCGCAATTTTGCCAATCGCCTCGGCAAGCTGGCCAAGGCGGGCAAATGTCTGGCCCCGACGGAATTAAAAGCGAAAATCAAACCCGGAAAATGCAGCCTGACGCTCCCCCCCGCCGCCGACAAGACCTTGTCCCCTGAGGAAATCTACCGACGGGCACTGCAGAGCACGCTGGCGATCGGTTCGGTCGAGTACGTCAACGACGACCGGCCGCGCTGGGAAGATGTCAGCATGGGAACCGCCTGGGTGCTGTCCGCCGACGGCGTCCTGGTCACCAATTGCCATATGTTTCTGGACATCGGCGAGGAGTTCTTTGGCGTCTGCACGCACGACGGCCGAGTGCATCCGGTCACCGACCTGCTGGCCTGCGACATTGTCGAAGACCTGGCGATCATCAGGATCGACGCCGCGGGGCTGACGCCGCTGGCCGTCGAATTGCACGAGCCCGTCGGGGCCTGGGTCGGCGTGCTCAGCCATCCGGCCGACGCCTTTTACACGTACACCCAGGGGTCGATTACGCGCTACTACACCTTGCGAGAACGCCGGGAGCTGACCTACTGGATGTCCATCACCGCCGAGTTTGCGTATGGCTCCAGCGGCGGTCCAGTGCTCAATCGCCAGGGGAACGTTGTGGGGATCGCGACGATGACCACCGCCGTCGTCTATCCAGGCGACGAAGAAATCGCACGCGACGATTCCCCGCTGCAGATGGTCGTCAAAGCGGCGGTGCCGACGTCCCGGCTGATGCGGCTCATTGAACAAAAGAAGTGA
- the nth gene encoding endonuclease III — MAAPRMRESKIARKARALEIARRLAATYPVAECALHHTNPFQLLAATILSAQCTDERVNMVTPELFRRFPDAPALAAADQTELEEIIRSTGFFRAKATNLIGMARGLVDDFGGELPRTIEELTRLPGVGRKTANVLLGTAFGIATGVVVDTHVKRITNLLGLTASANPEHIERDLMELLPSSEWVNFAHRLIHHGRRICIARRPRCGECPLLEVCPRRGLPPLNEA, encoded by the coding sequence ATGGCCGCGCCCCGCATGCGCGAATCGAAAATCGCCCGCAAGGCGCGGGCGCTGGAAATCGCTCGCCGCCTCGCGGCGACCTATCCCGTCGCCGAATGCGCCCTGCACCATACCAATCCATTTCAGTTGCTGGCAGCGACGATCCTCTCGGCGCAGTGCACGGACGAACGAGTCAACATGGTGACTCCGGAACTGTTCCGGCGGTTTCCAGACGCTCCCGCGCTGGCCGCTGCGGACCAGACCGAGCTGGAGGAGATCATCCGGAGTACCGGGTTCTTCCGGGCGAAAGCCACCAACCTGATCGGAATGGCCCGGGGGCTGGTCGACGACTTCGGCGGCGAACTGCCCCGTACTATCGAAGAGTTGACTCGGCTGCCCGGCGTGGGACGCAAGACGGCCAATGTGCTGCTAGGGACCGCGTTTGGAATTGCAACGGGGGTGGTCGTCGATACGCACGTGAAACGCATCACGAATCTCCTCGGACTGACCGCCAGCGCCAATCCTGAGCACATCGAGCGAGATCTGATGGAACTGCTGCCCAGCTCGGAGTGGGTCAACTTCGCCCACCGGCTGATCCACCACGGCCGCAGAATCTGCATCGCCCGTCGGCCGCGCTGCGGGGAATGTCCGCTGCTGGAGGTCTGCCCGCGGAGAGGGCTTCCTCCTTTGAACGAAGCCTGA
- a CDS encoding LON peptidase substrate-binding domain-containing protein: protein MTDAGFLDPALLDFSGLAPLFPLPNVVLFPYAVLPLHIFEPRYRQMTADALAGEGYLAMALRRSAGPEEPSDGQPAIHDVVGLGKIIAHERLPDGRYYLFLRGLARARVLREVESDRLYRVGKLKLCPETTPELPVDECERRCQTLMQFGRKLLPKSDLDDVFRHALAMPVPLAAVCDILAAALPLPAPVLQTLQDELRADLRSAHLLQLLRHLQGDSRPDPQLTFPPTFSPN, encoded by the coding sequence ATGACTGATGCTGGCTTTCTCGATCCTGCACTATTGGACTTTTCCGGGCTGGCGCCGCTCTTTCCGTTGCCGAACGTGGTCCTGTTTCCCTATGCCGTGCTGCCGCTCCACATTTTCGAACCCCGGTATCGCCAGATGACCGCCGATGCACTCGCGGGCGAAGGCTACCTCGCCATGGCGCTGCGGAGGTCCGCAGGACCGGAAGAGCCCAGTGACGGCCAGCCAGCCATCCACGATGTCGTCGGACTGGGAAAAATCATTGCGCACGAGCGGTTGCCGGACGGCCGTTATTACCTCTTTCTGCGCGGACTGGCGCGGGCGCGCGTTCTGCGGGAAGTGGAGAGCGACCGGCTCTATCGAGTCGGGAAACTGAAACTCTGTCCGGAGACCACTCCCGAACTGCCGGTTGACGAATGTGAGCGACGGTGTCAGACACTGATGCAGTTCGGCAGGAAACTCCTCCCTAAATCCGATCTCGACGACGTCTTTCGCCACGCACTCGCGATGCCGGTCCCGCTGGCCGCCGTTTGCGACATTCTCGCGGCGGCTCTGCCGCTCCCGGCTCCCGTTCTGCAGACCTTGCAGGACGAGCTCCGTGCGGATCTGCGCAGCGCCCATCTGCTGCAACTCCTGCGGCATCTGCAGGGGGATTCGCGTCCCGATCCGCAACTCACGTTTCCACCGACATTCAGCCCGAACTGA
- a CDS encoding adenine phosphoribosyltransferase: MAQSLDLKQYIRNVPDFPKPGIMFRDITPLLASPVAFRHALDLIAERYADAKPTAILGAESRGFIFAAPLAVRLGASFIPIRKPGKLPWQTRRLDYDLEYGSDGLEMHIDAFQPGSRVLLVDDLLATGGTIDACTKLAEGSGAEIVGLAFLIELTFLKGRDRLGNHDIFSLIQYHGED; encoded by the coding sequence ATGGCGCAATCGCTCGATTTGAAGCAGTACATCCGCAACGTACCCGACTTTCCGAAGCCGGGGATTATGTTCCGCGACATCACGCCCCTCCTCGCCTCGCCGGTCGCGTTTCGGCATGCCCTTGATCTCATCGCCGAGCGCTATGCGGACGCCAAGCCGACGGCGATTCTGGGGGCCGAGTCGCGCGGCTTCATCTTCGCCGCTCCGCTCGCCGTCCGGCTCGGTGCGTCGTTCATTCCGATTCGCAAGCCCGGCAAACTCCCCTGGCAGACTCGGCGGCTCGACTACGACCTCGAGTACGGCAGCGACGGGCTCGAAATGCACATCGACGCCTTCCAGCCCGGCAGCCGCGTGCTGCTCGTCGACGACCTGCTGGCGACCGGCGGCACCATCGACGCCTGCACGAAGCTCGCCGAGGGCTCCGGAGCCGAAATCGTCGGCCTGGCCTTCCTGATCGAGCTGACCTTCCTCAAAGGCCGGGACCGCCTCGGCAACCACGACATCTTCAGCCTGATCCAGTACCACGGCGAAGACTAG
- a CDS encoding PVC-type heme-binding CxxCH protein encodes MPGLPLRFAAAVLALGLLNSCLHADEPYAPKIAEASNDGEVALQRFRLVEGMTGRLIAAEPQLANPVAFGIDEQGRIFVCETFRQSKGVEDNRSHMKWLLDDLAAQTVDDRVAFFRKHQGDRVAEYAKEHDRIRLLTDVDGDGQFEKSTVFAEGFNQIADGTGAGVLAWNGNVYYTCIPKLWLLQDSDGDGAADVRKPLYDGFGVRVAFRGHDMHGLVLGPDGRIYFSIGDRGFHVETPQGLFALPDQGAVFRCERDGSNLEVFATGLRNPQELAFDEFGNLFTGDNNSDGGDRARWVYVVQGGETGWRMYYQYLNDRGPWNREKLWHPAHAGQAAYIVPPIANFADGPSGLAHYPGVGLADRYRGHFFLADFRGSPANSGVRSFSLETKGASFEMDDAHEFIWSVLATDVDFGYDGGLYLSDWVDGWEGEGKGRMYRFRDEQHGNSDVVQQVGRLMREGFADRPVAELIGLLSHPDYRIRQRAQFELADRRALAELTANAIENSSLHARVHAIWGVGQIVRAEPARVEPLLALASDPQVEIRAQLARILTDAPWTGADRTIDLLLKDESQRIRSLAAIAARGFQSRDVFRSLITVLAENNDADPVLRHAASFGLAKAEDAEALAELAGHVTAPVRMGAVIALRRLQHPGLTAFLNDTDPLIVLEAARAIHDVPVAAGLPALAKLAGQPGLSDPLLRRVISANYQLGALENAQAVAGVAADASAPEPVRIEAVQELLDWNKPDPLGRVLGDYRPLPERSVDVAQAIRPVLGAIFAGPESLRELGAKLAGRYGIKDVEPFLIGIFRDVASPASGRVASLKALESLKSGDLLTVVDEGLTDQASVVRSEARRVLTGLDPERAIPELAKTMHEAPLAEQQSSISVLASLKRPEADKVLADWFDRMLAGKSPAGVQLDLLLAAEARQTPDLQTRSEAFSKRRKAADPLREYREALEGGDVERGREIFLSRSEVSCRRCHKIAGNGGEVGPDLSKIGLDKSREYLVEAIVDPSRQIAKGFETVVFAMDDGKVHTGIVKQEDADTVQLMNSMGETIKVNKKDIDERATGKSGMPEDLIKKISKADLRDLVEYLSTLKGQSDTAHGKGR; translated from the coding sequence GACGAGCCGTATGCACCGAAAATCGCCGAGGCCTCCAACGACGGTGAAGTCGCCCTGCAGCGATTCCGCCTCGTCGAGGGGATGACGGGCCGGCTCATCGCGGCCGAGCCTCAGCTCGCCAATCCCGTCGCCTTCGGCATCGACGAGCAGGGACGGATCTTCGTCTGCGAGACCTTCCGCCAGTCCAAGGGGGTCGAAGACAACCGGAGCCACATGAAATGGCTGCTGGACGATCTCGCCGCCCAGACGGTTGATGACCGCGTCGCCTTCTTCCGGAAACACCAGGGAGACCGCGTCGCCGAGTACGCGAAAGAACACGACCGCATCCGTCTGCTGACCGACGTCGACGGAGACGGTCAGTTCGAGAAGTCGACGGTTTTTGCCGAGGGCTTCAACCAGATCGCGGACGGAACCGGAGCCGGCGTCCTCGCCTGGAACGGCAACGTCTACTACACCTGCATCCCCAAACTCTGGCTGCTCCAGGACTCGGACGGCGACGGGGCAGCCGACGTGCGGAAACCTCTCTACGACGGCTTCGGCGTCCGGGTCGCCTTCCGGGGGCACGATATGCACGGTCTGGTCCTCGGTCCGGACGGTCGGATTTATTTCAGCATCGGCGACCGAGGCTTTCACGTCGAAACGCCGCAGGGACTGTTCGCGCTCCCCGATCAAGGAGCCGTCTTCCGCTGCGAACGGGACGGCTCGAACCTCGAAGTCTTTGCAACCGGCCTGCGAAATCCGCAGGAACTGGCCTTCGACGAGTTCGGCAACCTCTTTACCGGCGACAACAACTCCGACGGCGGCGACCGCGCCCGCTGGGTCTACGTCGTGCAGGGTGGTGAAACGGGCTGGCGGATGTACTACCAGTACCTCAACGACCGCGGCCCCTGGAATCGTGAAAAGCTCTGGCATCCCGCCCACGCCGGGCAGGCGGCCTACATTGTGCCGCCAATCGCCAATTTCGCCGACGGCCCATCGGGCCTGGCGCACTACCCCGGCGTCGGTCTCGCCGACCGTTACCGCGGCCACTTTTTCCTGGCCGATTTCCGCGGCTCGCCCGCCAACAGCGGCGTTCGCTCATTCTCGCTGGAGACGAAGGGGGCTTCTTTCGAGATGGACGACGCCCACGAGTTCATCTGGTCCGTCCTCGCCACGGACGTCGACTTCGGCTATGACGGCGGCCTTTACCTGTCCGACTGGGTCGATGGCTGGGAAGGAGAAGGCAAAGGGCGGATGTACCGCTTCCGCGACGAGCAGCACGGGAATTCCGACGTCGTCCAGCAGGTCGGCCGGCTCATGCGGGAGGGTTTCGCGGATCGCCCGGTCGCCGAGCTGATCGGCCTTCTGTCCCATCCGGACTACCGCATCCGCCAGCGGGCGCAGTTCGAACTCGCGGACCGCCGGGCGCTGGCGGAGCTGACCGCGAACGCAATTGAGAATTCCTCCTTGCATGCCCGCGTTCATGCCATCTGGGGCGTGGGACAAATCGTTCGTGCTGAGCCGGCCCGCGTGGAACCGCTGCTGGCGCTGGCCTCCGATCCCCAGGTTGAGATTCGTGCGCAGCTTGCCCGAATCCTGACCGACGCCCCGTGGACCGGGGCCGACCGGACGATCGATCTGCTGCTGAAGGACGAAAGCCAGCGCATCCGCTCACTGGCTGCCATCGCGGCCCGCGGCTTCCAGTCGCGCGATGTCTTCAGGTCACTGATCACTGTCCTGGCTGAGAACAACGACGCCGACCCGGTCCTCCGCCATGCCGCATCCTTCGGCCTGGCGAAGGCCGAAGATGCCGAAGCACTGGCGGAACTGGCCGGCCACGTCACGGCGCCCGTCCGGATGGGCGCCGTCATCGCGCTCCGACGGCTGCAACACCCTGGCCTGACCGCGTTCCTGAACGACACCGATCCGTTGATCGTGCTGGAAGCCGCGCGAGCCATTCACGACGTCCCTGTCGCCGCCGGATTGCCGGCCCTGGCGAAGCTCGCAGGGCAGCCGGGACTCAGCGACCCCCTGCTCCGCCGAGTGATCAGTGCGAACTATCAGCTCGGCGCGCTGGAGAACGCTCAGGCGGTCGCCGGCGTCGCGGCTGACGCCTCGGCTCCGGAGCCGGTGAGAATTGAAGCCGTGCAGGAACTGCTGGACTGGAACAAGCCCGATCCGCTCGGCCGGGTGCTCGGGGACTATCGCCCCCTGCCCGAACGCTCCGTCGACGTGGCGCAGGCCATCCGCCCCGTTCTGGGCGCCATTTTCGCCGGACCGGAATCGCTGCGAGAACTTGGCGCGAAACTGGCGGGGCGATACGGAATCAAGGACGTCGAGCCGTTTCTGATCGGGATCTTCCGGGATGTCGCCAGCCCGGCCTCCGGCCGCGTGGCATCTCTGAAGGCGCTCGAATCCCTCAAGAGCGGCGACCTCCTGACGGTCGTCGACGAAGGCCTGACGGACCAGGCATCCGTCGTCCGGAGCGAGGCCCGACGGGTGCTGACGGGACTCGATCCGGAGCGGGCGATCCCAGAGCTTGCGAAGACGATGCACGAGGCGCCGCTGGCGGAGCAGCAGTCGTCGATCTCCGTCCTCGCCAGCCTGAAACGCCCGGAAGCGGACAAAGTCCTCGCCGACTGGTTCGACCGGATGCTCGCCGGGAAGTCGCCGGCCGGAGTCCAGCTCGACCTGCTCCTCGCCGCCGAGGCCCGCCAGACGCCCGACCTGCAGACGCGGTCCGAAGCATTTTCAAAGCGTCGCAAGGCCGCCGACCCGCTCCGGGAGTATCGTGAAGCCCTGGAAGGTGGCGACGTCGAACGGGGTCGGGAAATTTTTCTGTCCCGCAGCGAGGTTTCCTGCCGTCGCTGCCACAAAATCGCCGGCAATGGGGGCGAAGTCGGTCCCGATCTGTCGAAGATCGGACTCGACAAGAGCCGCGAGTACCTGGTCGAAGCGATCGTCGACCCGAGTCGCCAGATCGCCAAGGGCTTCGAAACCGTGGTCTTTGCCATGGACGACGGCAAAGTCCACACGGGGATCGTCAAGCAGGAAGACGCCGATACCGTGCAGCTCATGAACTCGATGGGCGAGACCATCAAAGTCAACAAGAAAGACATCGACGAGCGGGCCACCGGCAAGTCCGGCATGCCGGAAGACTTGATCAAGAAGATCTCCAAGGCCGATCTGCGGGATCTGGTGGAGTATCTCTCCACGCTCAAGGGGCAGAGCGACACCGCCCACGGAAAGGGGCGGTAG